A single Augochlora pura isolate Apur16 chromosome 2, APUR_v2.2.1, whole genome shotgun sequence DNA region contains:
- the LOC144478317 gene encoding growth arrest-specific protein 2 isoform X3, protein MSYANRFPASQHTRYRSSWGPTSTTVFNRADVPRPSPEEEEFAEFYHERLHSAQSRQLLPLQEDLADWINKTLNSEYVTGDNFFDALDNGVVVCRLARVIQEKARVAIDAGRAKGPIPVIRSRCWENAARRSFFSRDNMENFIQFCRRLGVHENLLFESDDLVLHGQPRNVVLCLLEVARLASIYSVEPPGLVQLEREIAAEQERDLHCLSDSGISHSSLVSWQFQSPSPTATPRPPAEKIKHSSSASEVTSSATRWLDTTTGTTHEPEMRRSVSDNGPQGSDGVPSDTTEDDWSRGSAEDPDEVPSPSSSPLPSPAEPPEHTGPITELDRKVRRATEAVQRLCQCPSEKCSKLKVRKVGEGRYHIAGRNVFIRLLKGRHMMVRVGGGWDTLEHFLARHDPCQKTDKRAMHLVEVALRPQ, encoded by the exons ATGTCGTACGCCAACCGATTCCCGGCTTCCCAGCACACACGGTACCGCAGCAGCTGGGGGCCGACCTCGACGACTGTGTTCAATCGCGCGGACGTGCCGAGGCCCTCGCCGGAAGAGGAAGAGTTCGCCGAGTTCTATCACGAGCGTCTCCACTCCGCCCAGAGCAGACAGTTGCTGCCGCTGCAGGAGGACCTCGCCGATTGGATCAATAAAACGTTGA ACTCCGAGTATGTGACCGGCGACAACTTCTTCGACGCGCTCGACAACGGGGTGGTTGTGTGTCGATTGGCGAGAGTCATCCAGGAGAAAGCGAGGGTGGCGATCGATGCCGGCCGTGCCAAAGGG CCGATCCCGGTGATAAGGAGCCGATGCTGGGAGAACGCGGCCAGACGGAGTTTCTTCTCCCGCGACAACATGGAGAATTTCATTCAGTTCTGCCGTCGTCTGGGCGTTCACGAGAACCTTTTGTTCGAGAGCGACGATCTCG TTCTCCACGGCCAACCACGGAACGTCGTGCTGTGCCTGCTGGAGGTGGCTCGATTGGCTTCGATCTACTCGGTGGAGCCACCGGGGCTCGTGCAGCTCGAGAGGGAAATTGCCGCCGAACAAGAGAGGGATCTCCACTGTTTGTCCGATAGCGGTATATCACACAGCAGCCTCGTCTCTTGGCAATTCCAATCACCGTCCCCGACCGCGACGCCTAGACCACCAGCCGAGAAGATAAAACACAGCAG CTCGGCGTCGGAAGTGACCTCGTCAGCGACAAGATGGCTGGATACCACGACGGGCACCACCCACGAGCCAGAAATGCGGCGGTCGGTCAGTGATAATGGACCACAGGGTAGCGACGGCGTGCCGAGCGATACCACGGAGGACGATTGGTCGCGTGGAAGCGCCGAAGACCCGGACGAGGTTCCATCACCGTCGAGCTCACCTTTGCCCTCGCCAGCTGAGCCGCCGGAACACACCGGGCCCATAACGGAGCTCGATCGCAAG GTGAGGCGCGCGACGGAGGCTGTTCAGAGACTCTGCCAGTGTCCGTCGGAGAAGTGCTCGAAGCTGAAGGTGCGCAAAGTTGGCGAAGGCCGATACCATATCGCTGGGCGGAACGTCTTCATCAGG CTGCTGAAGGGCAGACACATGATGGTCCGAGTGGGCGGCGGTTGGGACACCTTGGAGCATTTCTTGGCGAGGCATGATCCCTGTCAG AAAACAGACAAGAGGGCAATGCACCTGGTAGAGGTAGCTTTACGACCGCAATGA
- the Septin2 gene encoding septin 2, whose translation MASVDVERIKLESNIRNLKLSGHVGFDSLPDQLVNKSVQNGFVFNILCIGETGLGKSTLMDSLFNTSFESTPSPHNLPSVKLKAHTYELQESNVRLKLTIVDTVGYGDQINKEDSFKAVVDYIDAQFEAYLQEELKIKRCLATYHDSRIHVCLYFICPTGHGLKSIDLVCMKKLDTKVNIIPIIAKADTISKTELQKFKSKIISELQNNGVHIYQFPTDDESVTEVNTSMNAHVPFAVVGSTDFVRVGNKMMRSRQYPWGTVQVENESHCDFVKLREMLIRTNMEDMREKTHCRHYELYRKRQLEQMGFSDVDSENKPVSFQQTCEAKRTLHLQELQQKEDEMRQMFVVRVKDAEAELKEAEKDLHIKFDTLKKDHTEEKKKVEESRKKLEDDILELNRRKMQFTQQPQHHTLTLGKSKKK comes from the exons ATGGCGTCCGTGGATGTTGAACGTATCAAG CTGGAATCTAATATacgtaatttgaaattgtctGGCCATGTTGGATTTGACAGTCTTCCGGATCAATTGGTGAATAAATCTGTGCAAAATGGATTTGTATTTAACATCCTCTGTATTG gAGAGACCGGTCTTGGGAAATCTACACTCATGGATTCTCTCTTCAATACAAGCTTCGAGTCTACTCCAAGCCCTCACAATCTTCCATCTGTGAAGCTTAAGGCACACACTTATGAATTACAAGAGAGCAATGTTAGACTGAAGTTAACTATTGTTGATACCGTTGGATACGGAGATCAAATTAATAAGGAGGATAGCTTTAAGGCAGTTGTTGATTACATTGATGCTCAGTTCGAGGCCTATCTACAAGAAGAGCTGAAAATAAAACGCTGCCTAGCAACTTATCATGATAGTCGCATTCATGTTTGCCTATATTTCATCTGTCCTACCGGTCATGG GTTGAAGTCCATCGATCTTGTGTGTATGAAGAAGCTTGACACAAAAGTAAATATCATTCCAATCATTGCCAAAGCGGATACAATATCCAAGAcagaattacaaaaatttaagagcAAGATCATATCCGAATTGCAAAACAATGGAGTCCACATTTATCAATTTCCCACCGATGATGAAAGTGTAACAGAAGTGAACACTAGTATGAATGCCCATGTACCCTTTGCAGTAGTCGGTAGTACCGATTTTGTACGAGTGGGAAATAAAATGATGCGTTCCAGGCAGTATCCATGGGGTACAGTGCAAG TGGAAAATGAATCCCATTGCGATTTCGTCAAACTGCGTGAGATGCTAATTCGGACGAACATGGAAGATATGAGAGAGAAAACGCATTGCCGTCACTATGAACTATACCGTAAAAGGCAATTAGAACAG ATGGGCTTCAGTGACGTGGACAGCGAGAACAAACCAGTTAGTTTCCAACAGACATGCGAAGCTAAGAGAACCCTCCACTTGCAAGAACTCCAGCAGAAGGAAGATGAGATGAGGCAGATGTTCGTAGTGAGAGTAAAAGATGCAGAGGCTGAATTGAAGGAAGCAGAAAAAGAC TTACACATTAAATTCGACACGCTGAAAAAAGATCATACGGAGGAAAAGAAGAAGGTAGAGGAGAGCAGGAAGAAACTCGAGGACGACATTCTAGAATTGAATAGACGGAAGATGCAGTTTACACAGCAACCCCAGCACCACACGTTAACGCTAGGGAAGAGcaagaagaaatag
- the LOC144478317 gene encoding growth arrest-specific protein 2 isoform X2, whose protein sequence is MSYANRFPASQHTRYRSSWGPTSTTVFNRADVPRPSPEEEEFAEFYHERLHSAQSRQLLPLQEDLADWINKTLNSEYVTGDNFFDALDNGVVVCRLARVIQEKARVAIDAGRAKGPIPVIRSRCWENAARRSFFSRDNMENFIQFCRRLGVHENLLFESDDLVLHGQPRNVVLCLLEVARLASIYSVEPPGLVQLEREIAAEQERDLHCLSDSGISHSSLVSWQFQSPSPTATPRPPAEKIKHSSSASEVTSSATRWLDTTTGTTHEPEMRRSVSDNGPQGSDGVPSDTTEDDWSRGSAEDPDEVPSPSSSPLPSPAEPPEHTGPITELDRKVRRATEAVQRLCQCPSEKCSKLKVRKVGEGRYHIAGRNVFIRLLKGRHMMVRVGGGWDTLEHFLARHDPCQKCKGTGMCKGIPKQRNARRVLSAR, encoded by the exons ATGTCGTACGCCAACCGATTCCCGGCTTCCCAGCACACACGGTACCGCAGCAGCTGGGGGCCGACCTCGACGACTGTGTTCAATCGCGCGGACGTGCCGAGGCCCTCGCCGGAAGAGGAAGAGTTCGCCGAGTTCTATCACGAGCGTCTCCACTCCGCCCAGAGCAGACAGTTGCTGCCGCTGCAGGAGGACCTCGCCGATTGGATCAATAAAACGTTGA ACTCCGAGTATGTGACCGGCGACAACTTCTTCGACGCGCTCGACAACGGGGTGGTTGTGTGTCGATTGGCGAGAGTCATCCAGGAGAAAGCGAGGGTGGCGATCGATGCCGGCCGTGCCAAAGGG CCGATCCCGGTGATAAGGAGCCGATGCTGGGAGAACGCGGCCAGACGGAGTTTCTTCTCCCGCGACAACATGGAGAATTTCATTCAGTTCTGCCGTCGTCTGGGCGTTCACGAGAACCTTTTGTTCGAGAGCGACGATCTCG TTCTCCACGGCCAACCACGGAACGTCGTGCTGTGCCTGCTGGAGGTGGCTCGATTGGCTTCGATCTACTCGGTGGAGCCACCGGGGCTCGTGCAGCTCGAGAGGGAAATTGCCGCCGAACAAGAGAGGGATCTCCACTGTTTGTCCGATAGCGGTATATCACACAGCAGCCTCGTCTCTTGGCAATTCCAATCACCGTCCCCGACCGCGACGCCTAGACCACCAGCCGAGAAGATAAAACACAGCAG CTCGGCGTCGGAAGTGACCTCGTCAGCGACAAGATGGCTGGATACCACGACGGGCACCACCCACGAGCCAGAAATGCGGCGGTCGGTCAGTGATAATGGACCACAGGGTAGCGACGGCGTGCCGAGCGATACCACGGAGGACGATTGGTCGCGTGGAAGCGCCGAAGACCCGGACGAGGTTCCATCACCGTCGAGCTCACCTTTGCCCTCGCCAGCTGAGCCGCCGGAACACACCGGGCCCATAACGGAGCTCGATCGCAAG GTGAGGCGCGCGACGGAGGCTGTTCAGAGACTCTGCCAGTGTCCGTCGGAGAAGTGCTCGAAGCTGAAGGTGCGCAAAGTTGGCGAAGGCCGATACCATATCGCTGGGCGGAACGTCTTCATCAGG CTGCTGAAGGGCAGACACATGATGGTCCGAGTGGGCGGCGGTTGGGACACCTTGGAGCATTTCTTGGCGAGGCATGATCCCTGTCAG AAATGCAAGGGCACAGGAATGTGCAAAGGAATACCAAAGCAAAGAAATGCGCGACGAGTATTGTCGGCACGTTGA
- the LOC144478317 gene encoding growth arrest-specific protein 2 isoform X1 — MSYANRFPASQHTRYRSSWGPTSTTVFNRADVPRPSPEEEEFAEFYHERLHSAQSRQLLPLQEDLADWINKTLNSEYVTGDNFFDALDNGVVVCRLARVIQEKARVAIDAGRAKGPIPVIRSRCWENAARRSFFSRDNMENFIQFCRRLGVHENLLFESDDLVLHGQPRNVVLCLLEVARLASIYSVEPPGLVQLEREIAAEQERDLHCLSDSGISHSSLVSWQFQSPSPTATPRPPAEKIKHSSSASEVTSSATRWLDTTTGTTHEPEMRRSVSDNGPQGSDGVPSDTTEDDWSRGSAEDPDEVPSPSSSPLPSPAEPPEHTGPITELDRKVRRATEAVQRLCQCPSEKCSKLKVRKVGEGRYHIAGRNVFIRLLKGRHMMVRVGGGWDTLEHFLARHDPCQVRTLNRESTPPSPHGNKHTNFLPIRAKYRSPPAEFVSAR, encoded by the exons ATGTCGTACGCCAACCGATTCCCGGCTTCCCAGCACACACGGTACCGCAGCAGCTGGGGGCCGACCTCGACGACTGTGTTCAATCGCGCGGACGTGCCGAGGCCCTCGCCGGAAGAGGAAGAGTTCGCCGAGTTCTATCACGAGCGTCTCCACTCCGCCCAGAGCAGACAGTTGCTGCCGCTGCAGGAGGACCTCGCCGATTGGATCAATAAAACGTTGA ACTCCGAGTATGTGACCGGCGACAACTTCTTCGACGCGCTCGACAACGGGGTGGTTGTGTGTCGATTGGCGAGAGTCATCCAGGAGAAAGCGAGGGTGGCGATCGATGCCGGCCGTGCCAAAGGG CCGATCCCGGTGATAAGGAGCCGATGCTGGGAGAACGCGGCCAGACGGAGTTTCTTCTCCCGCGACAACATGGAGAATTTCATTCAGTTCTGCCGTCGTCTGGGCGTTCACGAGAACCTTTTGTTCGAGAGCGACGATCTCG TTCTCCACGGCCAACCACGGAACGTCGTGCTGTGCCTGCTGGAGGTGGCTCGATTGGCTTCGATCTACTCGGTGGAGCCACCGGGGCTCGTGCAGCTCGAGAGGGAAATTGCCGCCGAACAAGAGAGGGATCTCCACTGTTTGTCCGATAGCGGTATATCACACAGCAGCCTCGTCTCTTGGCAATTCCAATCACCGTCCCCGACCGCGACGCCTAGACCACCAGCCGAGAAGATAAAACACAGCAG CTCGGCGTCGGAAGTGACCTCGTCAGCGACAAGATGGCTGGATACCACGACGGGCACCACCCACGAGCCAGAAATGCGGCGGTCGGTCAGTGATAATGGACCACAGGGTAGCGACGGCGTGCCGAGCGATACCACGGAGGACGATTGGTCGCGTGGAAGCGCCGAAGACCCGGACGAGGTTCCATCACCGTCGAGCTCACCTTTGCCCTCGCCAGCTGAGCCGCCGGAACACACCGGGCCCATAACGGAGCTCGATCGCAAG GTGAGGCGCGCGACGGAGGCTGTTCAGAGACTCTGCCAGTGTCCGTCGGAGAAGTGCTCGAAGCTGAAGGTGCGCAAAGTTGGCGAAGGCCGATACCATATCGCTGGGCGGAACGTCTTCATCAGG CTGCTGAAGGGCAGACACATGATGGTCCGAGTGGGCGGCGGTTGGGACACCTTGGAGCATTTCTTGGCGAGGCATGATCCCTGTCAGGTGAGGACCCTCAACCGCGAGAGCACGCCGCCTTCACCCCACGGCAACAAGCACACCAACTTTCTTCCAATTCGCGCCAAGTATCGCAGCCCGCCGGCGGAATTCGTCTCGGCCCGCTAG